In Candidatus Polarisedimenticolaceae bacterium, a single window of DNA contains:
- the mdh gene encoding malate dehydrogenase produces MRKKITVVGAGFVGEHVAMGCAMKELGDVVLLDILEGPPQGKALDLFESSPVLGFDANVKGTNSYDDTANSDVVVITAGVARKPGMSRDDLQKINADIVKKVAGEVKRTSPNAIVIIVSNPLDVMAWVAKVVTGFPAERVMGMAGVLDTARYKAFIAMELGVSVESITALVLGGHGDQMVPLPRLTLVGGIPLTELIPQDRIDAIVKRTAGGGGEIVALLKTGSAYYAPAASSVEMVESIVRDKKKILPCAAYLEGQYGITGCFVGVPVMLGEKGIERIFEIKLTEEESRALQTSAGAVKDLQSKLEI; encoded by the coding sequence ATGCGCAAGAAGATCACGGTCGTCGGGGCGGGATTCGTGGGCGAGCACGTCGCCATGGGCTGCGCGATGAAGGAGCTGGGCGACGTCGTCCTGCTCGACATCCTCGAGGGTCCGCCGCAGGGGAAGGCCCTGGACCTGTTCGAGTCCTCCCCGGTCCTCGGCTTCGACGCGAACGTCAAGGGGACGAACAGCTACGACGACACGGCGAACTCCGACGTCGTCGTGATCACCGCCGGCGTCGCCCGCAAGCCCGGGATGAGCCGCGACGACCTCCAGAAGATCAACGCGGACATCGTCAAGAAGGTCGCCGGCGAGGTGAAGCGCACCTCCCCGAACGCGATCGTGATCATCGTCTCGAACCCGCTCGACGTGATGGCGTGGGTCGCGAAGGTCGTGACCGGTTTCCCCGCCGAGCGCGTGATGGGCATGGCCGGCGTCCTCGACACGGCCCGCTACAAGGCGTTCATCGCGATGGAGCTGGGCGTCTCGGTCGAGAGCATCACGGCGCTCGTCCTGGGCGGTCACGGCGACCAGATGGTGCCGCTGCCTCGCCTGACCCTCGTCGGCGGCATCCCGCTGACCGAGCTGATCCCGCAGGACCGCATCGACGCGATCGTCAAGCGGACCGCCGGCGGCGGCGGCGAGATCGTGGCGCTGCTCAAGACCGGTTCCGCCTACTACGCCCCCGCGGCGTCGTCGGTCGAGATGGTCGAGTCGATCGTGCGCGACAAGAAGAAGATCCTCCCGTGCGCCGCCTACCTCGAGGGGCAATACGGGATCACCGGCTGCTTCGTGGGCGTCCCCGTGATGCTCGGCGAGAAGGGGATCGAGCGGATCTTCGAGATCAAGCTCACCGAGGAGGAGAGCAGGGCGCTGCAGACCTCGGCGGGCGCCGTCAAGGACCTGCAGAGCAAGCTGGAGATCTGA
- a CDS encoding ABC transporter permease, which translates to MTSLLIKMWAFLRRDFLEDVSYRFAFVLQLGGMFFSVAVLYFTAKMINPQVEGLNGVSPFPWLVIGMAFQLYFSTALYSFSAKVRNEQVLGTIEAMLVSPTPTSVVIFSSAVWDFVWSGLRVVLYLVFAVFVFGVKLHFETFPVLVLGFLLTMLSSVGIGLLSASFILYFKRGDPINFLLSAGTAFFGNVFFPSQQLPDWIEGVSAFVPIARALNVIRGSLLQGKGFDELGGDLLWLAGVTALFVPAGLLFSRIAIRRAKYEGTLVHY; encoded by the coding sequence GTGACGAGCCTGCTGATCAAGATGTGGGCGTTCCTGCGTCGCGATTTCCTCGAGGACGTCTCCTACCGCTTCGCCTTCGTCCTGCAGCTGGGCGGGATGTTCTTCTCGGTCGCGGTCCTCTACTTCACCGCGAAGATGATCAACCCGCAGGTCGAGGGGCTGAACGGCGTCTCGCCGTTCCCGTGGCTTGTGATCGGGATGGCCTTCCAGCTCTATTTCTCGACCGCCCTGTATTCGTTCTCCGCGAAGGTCCGCAACGAGCAGGTCCTCGGGACGATCGAGGCGATGCTCGTTTCCCCGACACCGACCTCGGTCGTGATCTTCTCGTCGGCGGTGTGGGATTTCGTCTGGAGCGGTCTGCGGGTCGTCCTCTACCTCGTCTTCGCGGTGTTCGTCTTCGGCGTGAAGCTGCACTTCGAGACGTTTCCCGTCCTGGTGCTGGGATTCCTCCTCACGATGCTCTCGTCGGTGGGGATCGGCCTGCTTTCCGCCTCGTTCATCCTCTATTTCAAGCGCGGCGATCCGATCAACTTCCTGCTCAGCGCCGGGACCGCGTTCTTCGGGAACGTCTTCTTCCCGTCGCAGCAGCTCCCGGACTGGATCGAGGGGGTCTCCGCGTTCGTCCCGATCGCCCGCGCCCTCAACGTGATCCGCGGGTCACTCCTCCAGGGGAAGGGGTTCGACGAGCTCGGCGGCGACCTCCTCTGGCTCGCCGGGGTGACCGCGCTGTTCGTCCCCGCGGGGCTCCTCTTCTCGCGCATCGCGATCCGCCGCGCCAAGTACGAAGGCACGCTCGTCCACTACTAA
- a CDS encoding ABC transporter ATP-binding protein, whose product MNYAIEAFQIRKRFAKRRQLGELIRHPFGKPTWVDALRGVDLHVREGEIFGLLGPNGAGKTTLVKILSCLIVPDQGRAVVAGHDVTEENKVKPKIGLVHTDERSFYWRLSGRENLRFFARLYDVPGRDIDARIDHLLEKVEMVEAADRRFSDYSSGMKQRVAIARALLHDPPILLMDEPTRSLDPASSLHLRAFIATELRKRDGKTILLATHNLREAEALCDRIAIVAQGLVRQVGTVAEVRRWGVQERRYLLEVQVWPADLKGPFRVISDEKLNGHRRVEIALDGDARLDDVLRVVLGAGVVLHGCDRHEPDLEQAFSRILEAEGAGGIR is encoded by the coding sequence GTGAACTACGCCATCGAGGCGTTCCAGATCCGGAAACGTTTCGCCAAGCGCCGCCAGCTCGGCGAGCTGATCCGTCATCCCTTCGGGAAGCCGACGTGGGTCGACGCGCTGCGCGGGGTGGACCTGCACGTGCGCGAGGGGGAGATCTTCGGACTGCTCGGCCCGAACGGAGCGGGGAAAACGACCCTCGTCAAGATCCTCTCGTGCCTGATCGTCCCCGACCAGGGCCGCGCGGTCGTCGCGGGCCACGACGTCACCGAGGAGAACAAGGTCAAGCCGAAGATCGGCCTCGTGCACACCGACGAGCGCTCGTTCTACTGGCGACTGTCCGGGCGCGAGAACCTCCGGTTCTTCGCGCGCCTGTACGACGTCCCGGGGCGCGACATCGACGCGCGGATCGACCACCTCCTCGAGAAGGTCGAGATGGTCGAGGCCGCCGACCGGCGCTTCTCGGACTATTCCTCCGGGATGAAGCAGCGCGTGGCGATCGCGCGTGCGCTCCTCCACGACCCCCCGATCCTCCTCATGGACGAGCCCACGCGTTCGCTCGACCCCGCCTCGTCGCTGCACCTGCGCGCCTTCATCGCCACCGAGCTGCGCAAACGCGACGGCAAGACGATTCTCCTCGCCACGCACAACCTCCGCGAGGCCGAGGCGTTGTGCGACCGCATCGCGATCGTCGCGCAGGGGCTCGTGCGGCAGGTCGGCACCGTCGCCGAGGTCCGCCGCTGGGGGGTGCAGGAGCGCCGGTACCTCCTGGAGGTCCAGGTGTGGCCTGCCGACCTGAAGGGGCCGTTCCGGGTGATCTCCGACGAGAAGCTCAACGGCCACCGCCGGGTCGAGATCGCCCTCGACGGCGACGCCCGCCTCGACGACGTCCTGCGCGTGGTGCTCGGCGCGGGGGTCGTGCTCCACGGTTGCGATCGCCACGAGCCCGATCTCGAGCAGGCGTTCTCGAGGATCCTCGAGGCGGAGGGGGCCGGAGGGATCCGGTGA
- a CDS encoding NAD-dependent epimerase/dehydratase family protein: MHVLIAGAGWLGREVGRALVARGDRVTAVKRSPEGLDVLRGLGFDALALDLADPAAVDSIPEDVTAIVACQAASGEGPDAYRRAYVDVNATLLLAGRRLPLSGYVYTSSTGVFGQDAGESVDEATQVMPVGPGAEALVEAERLVRDAAGRRLPVRVVRLSGLYGPGRVGILDRVKGGALALGPGDDAWMNFCHLEDATATILAALEPGRPAGAIYHASDAFPTRRRDVVTWIAEHLGIEPPRREGAPTLPGGRRGANRRILAHGTRRELGLVLKYPSFREGLIPHLEEAI; encoded by the coding sequence ATGCACGTCCTGATCGCCGGCGCCGGTTGGCTCGGTCGCGAGGTCGGGCGGGCGCTCGTCGCCCGCGGCGATCGCGTGACCGCCGTGAAGCGCAGCCCCGAAGGGCTCGACGTCCTGCGCGGGCTCGGGTTCGACGCGCTCGCGCTCGATCTCGCCGACCCCGCCGCGGTCGATTCGATCCCCGAGGACGTCACCGCGATCGTCGCCTGCCAGGCGGCGTCCGGCGAGGGTCCCGACGCCTACCGCCGGGCGTATGTCGACGTGAACGCGACCTTGCTCCTCGCCGGAAGGCGCCTTCCGCTGTCGGGATACGTCTACACCTCCTCCACGGGGGTCTTCGGGCAGGACGCGGGCGAGTCGGTGGACGAGGCGACGCAGGTGATGCCCGTCGGGCCGGGAGCCGAGGCGCTCGTCGAGGCGGAGCGGCTCGTGCGCGACGCCGCCGGGCGCCGGCTCCCCGTTCGCGTCGTGCGCTTGTCCGGGCTGTACGGGCCGGGGCGCGTCGGGATCCTCGACCGGGTGAAGGGTGGAGCGCTCGCGCTGGGTCCCGGCGACGATGCCTGGATGAACTTCTGCCACCTCGAGGACGCGACGGCGACGATCCTCGCCGCGCTCGAGCCGGGGCGGCCGGCCGGGGCGATCTACCACGCCTCGGATGCCTTCCCGACCCGCCGGAGGGACGTCGTCACGTGGATCGCCGAGCACCTGGGGATCGAGCCTCCCAGGCGCGAGGGGGCGCCGACGCTCCCCGGCGGGCGGCGCGGCGCGAATCGGAGGATCCTCGCGCACGGGACGCGGCGGGAGCTGGGGCTGGTGCTGAAGTACCCCTCGTTCCGCGAGGGACTGATCCCCCACCTCGAGGAGGCGATCTGA